Proteins from one Streptomyces sp. NBC_00289 genomic window:
- a CDS encoding IS3 family transposase, with product MRLDTAECAYSVEFMCGRLGVSRSGYYDWRSRPESATTQRREELKLLIKKAFDISDSTYGHRRIQAQLHRWGISVGLELVRRLMRELGLESCQPQPKRFNLTKAAAGQVPDLVGRNFTADAPGEKLVGDITYIGTGEGWLYLATVIDCCTKEVIGYAMDDHYQTPLISKAIRNAARNRNLSADAIFHSDRGSNYMSAEFGRTLDRFGLRRSAGRTGICFDNAMAESFFGALKNERVSRVTYLTREVAQQDITRYIEFWYNRKRLHSAVGYRPPREVHAEYEKLRIAA from the coding sequence ATGCGGCTCGACACTGCGGAGTGCGCATACAGCGTCGAGTTCATGTGCGGCAGACTCGGCGTCTCCAGATCCGGCTACTACGACTGGCGATCCCGCCCGGAATCCGCGACGACACAGCGGCGCGAGGAACTGAAACTGCTCATCAAGAAAGCCTTCGACATTTCCGACAGCACCTACGGCCACCGTCGCATCCAAGCCCAGCTGCACCGCTGGGGCATCAGCGTCGGCCTGGAACTGGTCCGCCGCCTGATGCGCGAGCTGGGACTTGAGTCCTGCCAGCCACAGCCGAAGAGGTTCAACCTCACCAAGGCCGCGGCCGGCCAAGTGCCGGACCTCGTCGGCCGCAACTTCACCGCGGACGCACCCGGCGAAAAGCTCGTCGGTGACATTACTTATATCGGGACCGGGGAAGGCTGGCTGTACCTCGCGACGGTAATCGACTGCTGCACGAAGGAAGTCATCGGTTACGCGATGGACGACCACTACCAAACCCCACTGATATCCAAGGCGATCCGTAACGCGGCACGGAACAGGAACCTCTCGGCCGACGCGATATTTCACTCGGATCGCGGAAGTAACTACATGTCAGCCGAGTTCGGGAGGACGCTGGACCGGTTCGGGCTCCGCAGATCTGCCGGCCGCACCGGGATCTGTTTCGACAACGCCATGGCCGAATCATTCTTCGGCGCCCTGAAGAACGAGCGCGTATCAAGGGTGACTTACCTGACCCGCGAGGTCGCCCAGCAGGACATCACTCGCTACATCGAATTCTGGTACAATCGCAAACGCCTCCACTCGGCGGTGGGGTACCGCCCTCCACGCGAAGTCCATGCCGAGTACGAGAAGTTGCGAATCGCCGCGTGA
- a CDS encoding transposase, with the protein MRSSKTISEVARELELNSETLRGWVKKHQKQQEPAPDAEFTVNERVRLKELERRNRELEMENSFLKKCAAYFAKDPR; encoded by the coding sequence TTGAGGTCAAGCAAGACGATCTCCGAAGTTGCCCGGGAGCTTGAGCTGAACTCGGAGACGCTACGCGGCTGGGTGAAGAAGCACCAGAAGCAGCAGGAACCGGCTCCCGATGCAGAATTCACGGTGAACGAGCGGGTACGCCTGAAGGAACTCGAACGGCGGAACCGTGAGCTGGAGATGGAAAACTCCTTCCTGAAAAAATGCGCGGCGTACTTCGCGAAGGATCCCCGGTAG